Genomic segment of Panicum virgatum strain AP13 chromosome 9N, P.virgatum_v5, whole genome shotgun sequence:
AATTGAGCCTTTTGTACAAGCTTGGctagtattttttttacaagCACGTCAagttttcctttaatttctatGAAGTACATATATATAAGTAGCTTAAAAGGTGTAGTATAGGAAAAATTATGGCAACACATGATTATACTAATATGTGGAAAGAGTAgtcaatcatcatcatcatcatattatCAAATCATCCGCCACAACCTGTTTGTCCAAGTGTCAATTTATACATGGCATAATATGATTATTATAAGGCACGTAAGTGATACCCTCGAAAACCCTAATGTGTAAGCAATATCGATCTTTCACCCAACACATGATGATGTAGCACACACTAGGCTCAGTAAATCCCACCGTACAATCTATACCACCTCGGGTAGCCTTTTGGTGGATTGTCTGTAGTAAACACCGATAACCTAGCGGTGGACTATGGTCTGCATGTGGCTGCCGGCATCTGCATGATGCATAGAATGCAACTTTTGACTTGCCGGTGAAATTAGAGATGACAACGGTCACAAATCTATTGGGTTTTGACGTCCCAAACCTAAATCCATGAAAAATATATCTAAATCTATTTTAAAAATCCATACCCATGATAGATTTAGAATTTTGCCCAAACCTGTACCCATCGGATTAACGGGTACCCATAGGTTTACACTTAATATACTAGTCATTACCATAATCAACAAGTTTAATATAATAAGCATTAATTTTATAGTGTATACATGATGCTCACTACTACAGGGATTAAAAATATAGATAACAAGTTCATTATTCAAGTTATCATAACACCAGACAAAACCACCAATCCATTATATCCATATACAAACACTACAACGGCAAATCAACAACATCCTACCCACCCCAAAACATTCTGAGTTTCACCAAAATAAGAAGCGAAGGAGAAGGGTTATTAATTTTATTATAAATTCCCAAAATAAAATGACAATTGCACTAGATTGGACTCGGTTTAAAAAAACCATAGGTTTACCGGTTCGAGTATATTGTATGAACAAACCATGCCCATAAACCCAACACGGGTAGGACTTTATGCCCATTAACAATCCCACAGATAAGAAAATTGACTCAATCCCCGATCCCCATACTTTAATTGAGTAAAAATCCATTGGGTTACAAGATTCGGGTAACCAATGCCATCCCTCGATGAGATGGATGCACCAACACCCTGCAAGATCATTCGGCATCTAGCTCCAAGTGCCTCCAGGATCACTTGTGATGCCACTAGCCACCTGGCTGGGTAGGCTGCGCAGCCTGCATACGTCAGTCCACTTGGATGTTGGCAGTCTGGATGCATGCATCCCTTGGTCTGCATGCAGACACTTATGCATGTGGTGGCCACTCGTCACTTCTCTTTAGCCTGCACCCGTTCGTCAACTCATTTGTTCATGCTCATGTTGCATGCAGAAAGAGACATGATGAACTACCTAATGATGAGTCATCAACTCATGAGTGCCTCAACTTATTTTGTTTGTTAGCGATGCCTTACAGCATGCAGGCATGCATACCCATAAATACAAAGGTGGATTCTAGAAACCTTGCAGTGcagattttaattttttttctacattattattaatataatagTTCGCTTGCTACCACTGCCAATCGTAATGCATGCGAACTGGCAGAGTGATCGATAAGCCTTGTGAGACTTGCCAATTAATCAACTAACCATAATCGACGTCATCACACCATAAAACACCATGACAAACTCGAAACCGTAGCGGGAAAGTGGGGAAATGTTGCCAGAAGAGGACACGCACCATGCCATAATTATTTTTGGCACTATTATGTGTAAAAACATTCCTAGCTACCTTACAATTTGAATTAGCAATAACATACCTATTGAAAATATTTTCCAACACAATGACTCAGAAAGAGAACGAATACTATTATCCAACACAATCACAAGAGATATCTATTGTAGGCAATGCAATGCAGGGCTTGCCAATAGATCCAATCATGATAACCTTTTAAAATGACTAGCCTTGCCAATAGCGTGCTCGCAGGCACACATAGTCGATGCATTCCAAGAGTGTTGAAAACCCTTCTTTCTCCGTGCAAGTAAAGGCTTGCCGCttaatggtcccagatgcatgCATCAACGCCCCTTGAACTTATCAATGGAACTAAAATGGCAGCGTTACTGAGTTACCATCCATTCACACTCTTGTGGCAAAGTTTAGGCGTACTTGGCAAACCAGTGCAGGCATTGAATCATGTACATGTAGTCATTGTCTACGTGTCTAGCATGCCGTCTACACGTAGCCATGGGCGGGACACACGCGTGCCCCAACGGTTCAACTGGCCTGCGCAGGCCTCACCATCCACCTCTTTTTAAAACCCAACACCCACAGCCAAATGACTCACAACTGCACAGGACAGGCAACAAGACTAGAGTCTAGAGAGCTGCTATGGCATTCATGGCGCATGAGAAGGAAGTAGCCGCAGAGACTAGCGAGGCCATGGAACGACGGTTCCGGCCCATCGCTCCCAAACCCCTACCGGCTCCGCCTCCACCGATGCCTATCAGCACCACAGTGAGTAGCATCCTATTGGGGGCGCATAAGCGCAACCGGCAGGATTATCTTGTGCCATCTCCCGTGTCAAAGAGGGAGAGGGATGCGTTGTCTtaccctccgccgcctcctgtaCGGTGGGCCACCAACGATGGCGAGGTGCCTGTGGTGATGAGGGCATGGTGCATGCCTGAGAGTTTTCTTCCAAGCTGTGAAGAGCACTTTCAAGGACTTTCCCTTGAGGGGTCTTCCGTTTCATGGAGGGCACCGTCCCCGGATGCAGGGCGGTTGTTCCCCGTGGAGCGCGACCTGATCTCAAATTTGCAGGTGCCCAAAGTCATCAAGCCTCGTCCTGCTCGCCCCGTGCGCACCACCATCTTCATCGACTGCAGCAACGTCATTGGTGCCACCACCTCGGAGGTGGAAGTGGCTGTGTCCAACAAGACGCCGAGAGAAGTGGAGGTTGAGCTGGAGTTGCCCGATGCTCTCCCAGCCATCGTATCGGGCTGCAACAATCACCGCGTCTACCTAGCAAATGATGCATACAAGGCGATGGTGGGGCAACCAATATGCCCATGGCTTGACTCCCTGCCAGGGGCTGGCGCATCTAGGAGGATCAACGGTGAGGTGGTCCTAAGTGTGGGAGAGTTTAGCAATATTTTACACTTGCCGAGCACCGAATGTGCCTTCCCATGCACTGCAAGGATCTCGTGGGAGCGTGAGGACGCCAGTGCATCACTCACCGTGCCGTGCGCCGTTGAGCGCCTAACCAGTAACTGCAATGACTACTGCTTCATTTGGAGGTTTGACTCTGAGAAAGCATCCATCATGTACTGCATTACATAACAACTGGAGTGATCTTACCATCCATGCTTCTGTCACATGCATGAGTTGTTTTTGGTATGCTGATTGATGCAAGGTACCTGGCTAGATGTGTACTAGTTGTTGATTGCATGTCACTGAAGTTAATAATGTGGGTGCATGTACTCAGATTTTCATCATAATAATCGAGAGGAAGATTTTAATTTTCTGAGGAATCATTACTCGATTTTAATTTTTTGATTTTACTCAGATTTTCATCATTAGAAGTCCTACTTTATAAATGACCAGCACTTCATCAGAAAATCAGTGTTGAAACCATCAGGTCCAGGTGACTTGTCCGAAAGAATATTAGAGACAACAAAATCAATCTCTTTTGTGGTGAAAGGTTCTTCTAGGCAATCTAAGCTAGCAGAGGGTTGAATGAGTGTGCTCAGGTCCAAATACATATGCTGAAACTCCGAGATGCGTAGTCTTTTGTTGTATGGATTCCAGAGAAGATCTGCCTTGTTTATGTGACTAGTGTGCTCTATTTCATTATTGTCTGTAAGAGAAGTGATTAATTTTTTCATGTAACGAATTGTAGCATTTGCATGAAAAAAATATGTGCCAGCATCTCCACAAGTTACCCATTTAATTGTACCTCTTTGCTTCCAATAGATTCTTTGCTGCTTGAGAAGTTGGATCAGTTTGGTGACAAGAATATCTTTGAAGTTCCACTCAGATAGTGTGAGATCCCTAAATTCTTATATGACTCCAAGTAGAGAAATGACTAAATTGACATTTTCAATACTTGATTTAAGAATGGAAAGATGTGACTGCCACTGCCTAATAACCCTTCTTaaatttttaaacttgactGAAATGATCTTAGCTGCATCAGTCGGGTAGGTAGACAAAGACCATCCATGCTGAATTACTTGAGGAAAGTGTTCATGTTCCATTAGGTAATTTTTCAAATCTGAAGATTCTACCTGCTGGTATATCTATTTTGATGGAGATAAGACATGGAACATGATATGAAGTTTCCATTACCAGGGGGTTTACAAGTGTTCCTGGAAAACTTGGTCCATGAAACTAATGTGAAAAACCAATCTATGCGCTCCAGTGGTGGCAAAGATTGTTTGTTTGTCCATGTAAATTTTCTACCATGCAAAGACAGTTCAACCACACCTAGTGCACTAATGGCCTCATTGAACAAGAACATTCCATAAATATCTCCTCCTGGTTTATTTCTGTCTTCAGTATCTCTTATGAGATTGAAATCTCCAAGAAACAACCAATCTACTTCATGTGGCATCTGAATATTCTTAAGCCAATGAATAAATTGCTGCTTTCCACTTGAAGTCCAAGGACCATAAATGTTAGTCAGTACCCAATCAATAGCATTGTGGTTGGAGGTGAATTCAACTGTGTCACCAAATTCATTACTGAAAACAAGTTGCCCTTGAAAGAGTGGGGATTTTCAAATAGTGACCAAACCATCAGAGGCACCCACAGATGGTAGGAAGGCAAAAGAGTCAAAACTTGGGGGCATAACTTTCAGATGAAAGGCTGATCAATGAATTCCTTTTTTGTTTCCTGGAGACAAattatatcacatttactttCAGAGATTTTGTCTTTGATAGAAGTCCATTTTTTATCAGAGTTAAGACCTCTAACATTCCAGCAAAGAACGTTCCATGATTTGAAGGAAGAAGTATTAGCCATtataaagatgataggttgagTTCCAGAGGGCACTAAAATATAGATAACCCT
This window contains:
- the LOC120690314 gene encoding uncharacterized protein LOC120690314; protein product: MPISTTVSSILLGAHKRNRQDYLVPSPVSKRERDALSYPPPPPVRWATNDGEVPVVMRAWCMPESFLPSCEEHFQGLSLEGSSVSWRAPSPDAGRLFPVERDLISNLQVPKVIKPRPARPVRTTIFIDCSNVIGATTSEVEVAVSNKTPREVEVELELPDALPAIVSGCNNHRVYLANDAYKAMVGQPICPWLDSLPGAGASRRINGEVVLSVGEFSNILHLPSTECAFPCTARISWEREDASASLTVPCAVERLTSNCNDYCFIWRFDSEKASIMYCIT